A stretch of the Ictidomys tridecemlineatus isolate mIctTri1 chromosome 5, mIctTri1.hap1, whole genome shotgun sequence genome encodes the following:
- the LOC101966794 gene encoding poly(rC)-binding protein 1, producing the protein MDAGVTESGLNVTLTIRLLMHGKEVGSIIGKKGESVKRIREESGARINISEGNCPERIITLTGPTNAIFKAFAMIIDKLEEDINSSMTNSTAASRPPVTLRLVVPATQCGSLIGKGGCKIKEIRESTGAQVQVAGDMLPNSTERAITIAGVPQSVTECVKQICLVMLETLSQSPQGRVMTIPYQPMPASSPVICAGGQDRCSDAAGYPHATHDLEGPPLDAYSIQGQHTISPLDLAKLNQVARQQSHFAMMHGGTGFAGIDSSSPEVKGYWASLDASTQTTHELTIPNNLIGCIIGRQGANINEIRQMSGAQIKIANPVEGSSGRQVTITGSAASISLAQYLINARLSSEKGMGCS; encoded by the coding sequence ATGGATGCCGGTGTGACTGAAAGTGGACTAAATGTGACTCTCACCATTCGGCTTCTTATGCACGGAAAGGAAGTAGGAAGCATCATTGGGAAGAAAGGGGAGTCGGTTAAGAGGATCCGCGAGGAGAGTGGCGCGCGGATCAACATCTCGGAGGGGAATTGTCCGGAGAGAATCATCACTCTGACCGGCCCCACCAATGCCATCTTTAAGGCCTTCGCAATGATCATCGACAAGCTGGAGGAAGATATCAACAGCTCCATGACCAACAGCACGGCGGCTAGCAGGCCCCCGGTCACCCTGAGGCTGGTGGTGCCGGCCACCCAGTGCGGCTCCCTGATTGGGAAAGGCGGCTGTAAGATCAAAGAGATCCGCGAGAGTACCGGGGCCCAGGTCCAGGTGGCGGGGGATATGCTGCCCAACTCCACCGAGCGGGCAATCACTATCGCTGGCGTGCCGCAGTCTGTCACCGAGTGTGTCAAGCAGATCTGCCTGGTCATGCTGGAGACGCTCTCCCAGTCTCCGCAAGGGAGAGTCATGACCATTCCGTACCAGCCCATGCCGGCCAGCTCTCCGGTTATCTGCGCTGGCGGCCAAGATCGGTGCAGCGACGCTGCGGGCTACCCTCACGCCACCCATGACCTGGAGGGACCACCTCTAGATGCCTACTCGATTCAAGGACAACACACCATTTCTCCGCTCGATCTGGCCAAGCTGAACCAGGTGGCAAGACAACAGTCTCACTTTGCCATGATGCACGGCGGGACCGGATTCGCCGGAATTGACTCCAGCTCTCCAGAGGTGAAAGGCTATTGGGCAAGTTTGGATGCATCTACTCAAACCACCCATGAACTCACCATTCCAAATAACTTAATTGGCTGCATAATCGGGCGCCAAGGCGCCAACATCAATGAGATCCGCCAGATGTCCGGGGCCCAGATCAAAATTGCCAACCCAGTGGAAGGCTCTTCTGGTAGGCAGGTTACTATCACTGGCTCTGCTGCCAGTATTAGTCTGGCCCAATATCTAATCAATGCCAGGCTTTCCTCTGAGAAGGGCATGGGTTGCAGCTAG